The Telopea speciosissima isolate NSW1024214 ecotype Mountain lineage chromosome 11, Tspe_v1, whole genome shotgun sequence genome includes the window TGATGCAGTCGATTCATGCAGATATTGTattaatatcctatcggtttcgCAAATACCTGATACTTGATCCGATACTGTACACTAAAACCATCTTTCAGATTCCAATTTCAATATCTtgattaaaatttatttttttggacaattatataaaatcaatttgaaattgaaatagacatCGTACAAATCTAGTGTAAGCTGGACCACTTTAATTTATACCGTAACATCAATTGTATTGATCGGTGGCTTTATTGCTACAAcatcaattttccttttttttttttttttttgaacaacaTCAATTTTCTTGATCGGTGGCTTTATTGCTCCAACATCAACTTTCTTGGTGGCATCTTCTACGAAGGAGATTGGAAAGTGCCCTTTAGGTTCACATAAATCATGGTTGTGACTGCATCAACTTTCTTGGTGGCATCTTCTACGAAGGAGATTGGAAAGTTTCCTTTGGGTTCACATAAATCAAACACTTGGTTGTGACTCTTTTCTTTTTGCCACCGTATGGTAACTATTAATATGAAAATACATAAATACCCGCAATGGTTtgaatcatggttttagtgcacagtatcagAACAGTTATCGACAATATGAaaaatcgatatgatattgatataGAATCGactgtatcagacaaaattactctttgatttttttaccGTGCTATCAATATGGTATCGGCACAGTAATGATATCAGTGACTTGTAAAATTGGTACGTATCGCCCGATATAGGCGATACAATGCCGATACTAAGAACCATGGTTTTAATTGTCagatcttattttttttagtggCATATATTTGTAGTGAGATTTAAccccaaaaaacacaaaaaaattgaaaaattactCCCCAATGTATTAAAGGTAGTGGGCATTTGACATTGGGCAAAAAAGAGAGGTTGCAACTTCTATTTGTAGCCGATTCATACAGGTACCATATTAGTATCGTATCGGTTTCGCAAGTAACTGATACCGGATCCGATACTGTTTCAGAttgcaatttcaatttcttgattaaaatttgtttttatagataatttcataaaaatagaaataggcATCTTACAAATCTGACATAAGCTGGACCACTTTAATGTATACCGTAACATCTTTATTGGCCGGTAGCTTTATTGCTATAACATCAATTTTCTTGGACCGTGGCTTTATTGCTGTAACATCAATTTTCTTGGCTGCATCTTTTACCTAGAAAATTCCCTTTTGGGTTTACATAAATCGAACAATtggttgtgagtcttgtgaatCTTTTCAACTTGAATATGAAAATACATAAATACCCGCAATGGTTTGGGTTGTTAggtcttatgtttttttttaatggcatTTATTTGTAGTGAGATGACAAATTAACCCCCAATGTATTAAAGGAAATGGGCATTTGACATTGGACAAAAAGAGAGGTTGCAACTTGTATTTGTAACCACACAGCTTTTCCCTTATCTTTGAAAAACTCTAGAGGTGTGGAGAAGAAATTTCTTGGAACAGACGTTGTTGCTTTTCTCATTCAAACCAAATGGATTTGTGTTTACACGAGAGTGTGGGGGAAAAGAAATCTACTTATTAGCATATTGATTTATGTGAATCTTTCCTCTATATATTCTCTCTTTGTTCTTGAAGGTAGGAGACTAAAATCTCTCTCTTGCCTCTTctactttcttcttcctttttattttcatcacaaacaaaacaaactcATCTTTGTTGTTCTGTTCAGCTTCTTACAGGGAGAAGGTATGGAAGGAAGTAGGGAAGACATAATTGTATCCCTTCACCTACCAGTCTTGCTTGACAAATTATCCTCAGAAGCATTAAGAGATTTTGGATCGGTATGGTGTGCGCAGAGTGAGCTAGGTGCACTCTCAGATGTTCTTGGGAAAATTCAAAAATTGCTCAAGTTCGCAGAGCAAGCTCAAGTAAGGAATATCTTGGTGAAAGACTGCCTTAGGAATCTCAGAGGAGTTGCTTACCGAGCTGAGGACATATTGGATGAGTTCATCTATGAAGCTTGTTAcgaaaaagatgaaagatatgGAGGTGGAAAGGTACGTTTGCACTTCCCCTCTAACTTAAAATCAGATGGTCTTTTACGTAAGCATGAAATCGTGCCTCTTATAAATGATGAACTCGTAAAGAAACTAGAAGAGATTGAGAAGAAACTTGAAGATCACTATCTCAGACAGTCATCAGGAAATCAGAAATcacatggtggtggtggtggtggtgtaatTGATGAAATATTTGATACTAGGCCAAAGAGTGATTCTCTAGTTGATGAATCTCTTACTTTGGGGAGGAAGAGAGATGTAGAAGCAATAAAAAATGAGTTGTTGtcatcaaatccaaatccaaatgaaAACCAAAAACAGGTTTCTGTTATTGCCATTGTTGGATTAGGGGGTGTAGGCAAGACAACTCTAGCCCAGCTTGTTTATAATGATCCTGATGTGAAGGAACATTTCGAAAGAAGAGCATGGGTTTGTGTTTCTACTGATTTTAATGATGTGAGTTTGATCTCTGCAATTCTAGAGTCGTTGAATGGGAGAAATCTTGACTTGAGAAACCTAGACCCACTTAAATGTGCgttgagaaaagaaataaggggGAAGCGAGTTTTAATCATCTTAGATGATGTTTGGactgaaaagaagagagattggGAACCTCTGAGAGTTGCACTCATGGAGGCAGGGGAAGGAAGTAGAATAATTGTAACAAGTCGAAGTAAAAGAGTTTCATCAATGATGCACCCCATGTATACACATGATCTTCAAGTTTTATCTGATGAAGAGTGTTGGTCAATAATGGAAAGGCACATATCTCTAAATTATGGTTCTATTGCTCCCAGCCTGGAAGAAGTGGGTAGGAAGATTGCGAGAAAGTGCAAAGGATTGCCCTTGGCAGCATGTACGGTTGCAGGCCTTTTAAGCTCATCTTCTAGTTCAGATTTAAACCACTGGGAAGAAGTCTTGAATAGTTCCATGTGGGACTTAGAAGAGATCAAAGATTTGCCAGCTGCACTAAGTCTAAGCTATTATTTTCTTCCCACACATTTGAAGCAGTGTTTTGCTTATTGCTCTTTATTTCCTCAAGATTATTTATTCGATAAGGAACGTCTCATCCAACTGTGGAGCGCAGAAGGTTTTATTAAAACGGACAAAGCAGGTGGCCAATATTTTGATGAATTATTGCAGAGATCTTTCTTTCAGTACTACAATGGATTTAATGCCTTCTTTGTAATGCATGACCTTGTACATGATCTAGCAGAAGCAGTTTCAGGAGATGTGTATGGTAGATTTGACTGCCAAAAATCGAGCCATAGCTCCAAATTAGAGACCCGTTATTTGTCAATTTGTTGTCTAAATTCCATAAACAAGGACGACAAAGATCATCTTGATCACAAGAAGAGGTTATCCACATGGATATGCCTACCTCGTTATAATTGTTTTGGGAGGGATTACCATATTGAATCTTTTGGAGGACTGAGATTCTTACGTGTCTTAGATTTGTATAAATCAAATATTAAGATGCTTCCAGACGATATTGGTGGTTTGATATACCTACACTATATTAACCTTTCATTTGCTCGTAACATAAAACGATTACCGGAGTCATTGTGCGATCTTTTCAATCTACAGTCACTGATACTCTGTGCTTGTAGCGAATTACGTGAGTTACCTAGAGGCATGAAGTATCTACACAATCTCCAGCATCTAGACCTTCGTGAGTACGATAAATTACTTTCCATGCCACAAGGAATTGGGAGATTAAGTAGTCTCAAGACATTGCCAGAGTTTACTGTCTCAAAAGCTGATGATGGTCGTGTGATAAGAGAGCTGAAGGAGCTGAGGCAGCTTGAGGGCGCACTTTCAATCAGGTCACTAGAGAATGTGATTGATCCTCTGGATGCTCGGGAAGCTGATTTGATGAGTAAGCCGAAAATTGATGAGTTAGAATTTTGGTGGGGTGAAAGTGGTGATCATAAAGATGTTGAGGTTTTAGAAAGTTTACAACCTCTCCCTAATCAACTGAGGAGTTTAAGTATCTACAATTATAGTGGGTTAAAATTTCCAAGATGGTTGATGATTGATTTGCCAAGCTACAACAAGCTAGTCTCTCTGGAACTCTCCGTCTGCCATGAATGCCAAGTCCTACCTCCGATTGGGGAGCTACCCCTATTAGAAACTCTATTCTTAAATGGCATGAAGAAGTTGGAAGAGTTGTCGGCTAGCAGCAGCTGTAGAGGGGAGGAAAGTACTGATGAATTCCCTAGCCTCCGAAATCTATACATTGAAAACTGTCCAGAACTGAGGATACTACCACAGCCGCTTCTGTCAAGTCCGacactatgtgaattgcgtttCAGGAGCTGTCCAAAGCTCAGGATGTTGCCTACTCATGCAGGAGGAGGACTAAGCAGACTCACCTCACTCAAAAATCTTGGTCTTGGGAAAGAGATGAAAGGGTTGGTTCAGTTTCTGGATGACACAGATACTATACCTCCAAATCTTAATCGCCTTTATATCCGTGATTGTAAATCGCTACCCAAGGGGCTGAGAAACCTGTCTTCACTCCAACATCTGAcacttggtgatgaatgtaAAGCCCACTATAGCCCCGAGGAGCTCCCCACAAATGTCATCGTTGAAAAAGCTAAATGTTCTTGGTACTGATGGCAACCCCGCCAAATGCCTGCCAGTAAAATGGAGGTAAGTTGAAGCTACCATGCCAAAACTTTTGAAAACTAATACATTAATGCACTGGAGATATAAGTGGTTTACACAGTTTTGACTGTGTAGCCTCCTTGCTCTATTCTAAcctgtcttcttttttttttttgtttctttaacAGGAGGTGGGTGGGCTTGTGGTTATTGTTGAGATTTTGCATTCAATGACGtaagacctctctctctctctctctctctctctcatattcatGTGTGGTGTGTTGTTGctctttgaactttgaagtgAGATATGTTGGCAATTTCTAGTTTCCAAACTCTTAAAAGGCTAATTGGAAAATGCATCCAATTATTGAAGACATTCATTTGGTTTTTATgtcaatctctaaatcttttgTGGTTTGTTATGTCGGTAATAACCATTTAGCTTGTTGAGCCTTAGTCACACATTTTATTATTAGTGCAAATTTAAAATTCAGAATAATTGCAAGTAATGTACACTACAAGAAAACAGGGCATTATCACCGCCAAAGGTAAGGGAAAATCTCATCTGCATCCTTCACCAAtgggttctttttttcttgaaaatttgACGCTAAACGTCCTATAGCTTTTGATATGTAGTGGGATTAGCTATTGCCATTGTATGCAATTTTAAGCGgtagttaattttttttgggcaaatttcacggacaccccctataactatTTGAAATGGCaagtacaccctaaattttgcaaaaatgtcaaccttccccctgacgttaagcaaggTTAGCCCCAAAagataaaatgacaattttaccctcttagtaagAGTTACCATCCAAAGTGAcaatgtcgattttacccttttagtaaATTTTCCTAAAAATTACTAAGAAATCTACCATCTTCCACATTTCTCTTCCCACTGGAGCGCGTCGAGGCACCGTAGGAGAGCACAACCACCGTGGGCGGCCATCACTGCTCCAGCTCCAGCTGTCGACAATCAACTCCGACGATTTCTTCTCCAGCGACTATTACTTGCATCAACTCATCcacaaaataacttctgagctACCAAATCAGCTTCCATTTTGTTGTTGCAGCTGATCGTACTTCGTTTTGGATTCAAAAATCTAGCGGGTGGAAGTAAGGGAAAGTGAGAACAGAGGAAATAAAtaatggagaaagaagaagaacagagaacTCCATGGTGGCATATTATCCCCACTGGTCTCCATCGGAATATCTCCATAGGCATCAAAGTTAATGCCACCGTAGCTAGGCCGTCTGAGATCAAACCTTAGACCTCCCCAACGATTTCCACCTAAAGTAGCATCAAACTTGGTCGATCATTACTGACGGAAGAGCCATTGAATATGGTGGCCGGTGGCCGGTTACGGAGGTGTGGAGGAACATAAGATGCTTTTGCAGGATGTGAAGTGCtaccaacttcttcttctttctccttttgcaTGTATTTTCCTAatccccctcttctctctttcttttctttgcctcaCTTCTTAAGCCTTTGCAacttttgaacaaaaaaaaaaaaaaaaaaaaaaagcctctgCAACTTTGCATcatcaagcaagcaagcattattctctctctttgtgtctCACTATTCATCTTAGACTCAGAGCTTGCGTTTCATACAAGGTTAAAAGAGCAGGGTGGGGTGGAGTTGCAAGAAAGGGGTTgcaagaggaaaaagaagaagaagaagcctcatGGCCCTCttccctgttcttgcttcttctgccgtcaatcaaagagaaaatgaaaagggTTTCAAATGTTGGAATACCTTCAGGCATTCCAGTGGGTAAAGCAGATTCAACTGTATCCAGAATT containing:
- the LOC122645103 gene encoding putative disease resistance RPP13-like protein 1 — its product is MEGSREDIIVSLHLPVLLDKLSSEALRDFGSVWCAQSELGALSDVLGKIQKLLKFAEQAQVRNILVKDCLRNLRGVAYRAEDILDEFIYEACYEKDERYGGGKVRLHFPSNLKSDGLLRKHEIVPLINDELVKKLEEIEKKLEDHYLRQSSGNQKSHGGGGGGVIDEIFDTRPKSDSLVDESLTLGRKRDVEAIKNELLSSNPNPNENQKQVSVIAIVGLGGVGKTTLAQLVYNDPDVKEHFERRAWVCVSTDFNDVSLISAILESLNGRNLDLRNLDPLKCALRKEIRGKRVLIILDDVWTEKKRDWEPLRVALMEAGEGSRIIVTSRSKRVSSMMHPMYTHDLQVLSDEECWSIMERHISLNYGSIAPSLEEVGRKIARKCKGLPLAACTVAGLLSSSSSSDLNHWEEVLNSSMWDLEEIKDLPAALSLSYYFLPTHLKQCFAYCSLFPQDYLFDKERLIQLWSAEGFIKTDKAGGQYFDELLQRSFFQYYNGFNAFFVMHDLVHDLAEAVSGDVYGRFDCQKSSHSSKLETRYLSICCLNSINKDDKDHLDHKKRLSTWICLPRYNCFGRDYHIESFGGLRFLRVLDLYKSNIKMLPDDIGGLIYLHYINLSFARNIKRLPESLCDLFNLQSLILCACSELRELPRGMKYLHNLQHLDLREYDKLLSMPQGIGRLSSLKTLPEFTVSKADDGRVIRELKELRQLEGALSIRSLENVIDPLDAREADLMSKPKIDELEFWWGESGDHKDVEVLESLQPLPNQLRSLSIYNYSGLKFPRWLMIDLPSYNKLVSLELSVCHECQVLPPIGELPLLETLFLNGMKKLEELSASSSCRGEESTDEFPSLRNLYIENCPELRILPQPLLSSPTLCELRFRSCPKLRMLPTHAGGGLSRLTSLKNLGLGKEMKGLVQFLDDTDTIPPNLNRLYIRDCKSLPKGLRNLSSLQHLTLGDECKAHYSPEELPTNVIVEKAKCSWY